From Solwaraspora sp. WMMD1047, the proteins below share one genomic window:
- a CDS encoding PHB depolymerase family esterase, with protein MRRTRAVLAGLVSALFLAVGGIALSSPASAASLVEVTNFGNNPGGMRMHIYVPDNRPASPAIVVAMHGCGGSGPGFYSGSEFASLSNQYGFIVIYPSAMQEAGFGRCFDTWSAASKRRGGGSDPVSIESMINYARQQHNGDINRVYATGSSSGGMMTQHMLAVYPDLFQAGASFMGVPFNCFASAADYPPGGSCTNGSMNRTPQQWGDLVRQAYPGYTGRRPPIQLWHGTNDTLVPYSLLQESVEQWTNVHGLSQTPTSTDTPQANWNRRRFGTQVEAYAIQGAGHSLPSTGMARAAIGFFGLDRTTPTTPPTPPTPTPTATPTTPPTTPPPTTPPPTSPPGSAGQIVHTQSNRCIDVPNSSRNNGTRVQLYDCHGQTNQSWTYTSNRQLQVYGNMCLDAAGSGNGAAVQIYSCHGQTNQQWNVNSNGTISNVQSGRCLDVWSTSNGAQVQLYDCHGQTNQRFNLAAR; from the coding sequence GTGAGAAGAACCAGAGCGGTGCTGGCCGGGTTGGTCAGTGCCCTGTTCCTCGCGGTCGGCGGCATTGCCCTGTCGTCGCCGGCGTCGGCGGCGTCGCTGGTCGAGGTGACGAACTTCGGTAACAATCCGGGCGGCATGCGGATGCACATCTACGTGCCGGACAACCGCCCCGCCAGCCCGGCGATCGTGGTGGCGATGCACGGCTGCGGCGGTTCGGGTCCCGGTTTCTACTCCGGTAGTGAGTTCGCGTCGCTGTCCAACCAGTACGGGTTCATCGTCATCTACCCGTCCGCGATGCAGGAGGCCGGTTTCGGCAGGTGCTTCGACACCTGGTCGGCCGCGTCGAAGCGTCGGGGTGGGGGTAGTGACCCGGTCTCGATCGAATCCATGATCAACTACGCGCGGCAGCAACACAACGGCGACATCAACCGCGTCTACGCCACCGGCAGCTCATCCGGCGGCATGATGACCCAACACATGCTCGCCGTCTACCCCGACCTGTTCCAGGCCGGCGCCTCCTTCATGGGCGTGCCGTTCAACTGCTTCGCCAGCGCCGCCGACTACCCACCCGGCGGCTCCTGCACCAACGGCAGCATGAACCGCACCCCCCAGCAGTGGGGCGACCTCGTCCGCCAGGCCTACCCCGGCTACACCGGCCGCCGGCCACCCATCCAACTCTGGCACGGCACCAACGACACCCTCGTCCCGTACTCCCTGCTGCAGGAATCCGTCGAGCAGTGGACCAACGTCCACGGCCTGAGCCAGACCCCCACCTCCACCGACACACCCCAGGCCAACTGGAACCGCCGCCGCTTCGGCACCCAGGTCGAGGCATACGCCATCCAAGGCGCCGGACACAGCCTGCCCTCCACCGGCATGGCCCGCGCCGCCATCGGGTTCTTCGGCCTCGACCGCACCACCCCAACCACACCGCCCACCCCGCCGACGCCGACGCCCACGGCCACTCCGACGACCCCGCCCACCACGCCGCCGCCGACGACACCTCCGCCGACGAGTCCTCCGGGCTCGGCCGGTCAGATCGTCCACACGCAGTCGAACCGGTGCATCGACGTGCCCAACTCGTCGCGCAACAACGGCACCCGGGTGCAGCTCTACGACTGCCACGGGCAGACCAACCAGTCCTGGACGTATACCTCGAACAGACAACTGCAGGTGTACGGCAACATGTGTCTGGACGCGGCCGGTTCGGGCAACGGCGCGGCAGTCCAGATCTACAGCTGTCACGGCCAGACCAACCAGCAGTGGAACGTCAACTCCAACGGCACGATCAGCAACGTGCAGTCCGGGCGCTGCCTGGATGTCTGGAGCACCTCCAACGGGGCGCAGGTCCAGCTCTACGACTGCCATGGACAGACCAATCAGCGATTCAACCTCGCCGCACGATGA
- a CDS encoding acyl-CoA dehydrogenase family protein produces the protein MTSQIDDLVARTRAFIETHVNPVEDEFDGDVAAAGGERLRIDLQEKARAAGVFAPHAPPGYGGLGLGMEQRAPVFEAAGRSLFGPLALNINAPDEGNLHLLDRVASERQRERYLAPLARGDQRSAFAMTEPPPGAGSDPGALRTTARRDGDGWLVNGRKKFITGADGAGFLIVMARTSGEPDSTGGATMFLVPADRPGIRVVRHVATMDRSMLGGHCELDLVDVRVGPDDVLGAVDRGFQHAQVRLGPARLTHVMRWLGAAQRAHETAVLYASERSIFGGPLARQGMVELMIADNEIDLAATRSLLLTACRVLDAGGAGREETSLAKVFGAEALHRVADRAVQICGGAGVSADLPVARIAREIRPFRIYDGPSEVHRMSLARRAVRRYGRPDRRPPASAPG, from the coding sequence ATGACCAGCCAGATCGACGACCTGGTGGCGCGTACGCGCGCCTTCATCGAGACACATGTGAACCCGGTCGAGGACGAGTTCGACGGGGACGTCGCCGCCGCCGGCGGCGAGCGGCTGCGCATCGACCTCCAGGAGAAGGCGCGCGCGGCGGGCGTCTTCGCGCCGCACGCGCCACCCGGGTACGGCGGCCTCGGCCTCGGCATGGAGCAGCGCGCCCCGGTCTTCGAGGCGGCCGGACGTTCCCTGTTCGGCCCGCTGGCGCTCAACATCAACGCACCCGACGAGGGCAACCTCCATCTGCTCGACCGGGTGGCATCCGAACGGCAGCGGGAGCGCTACCTCGCGCCCCTGGCCCGCGGGGACCAGCGCTCGGCCTTCGCGATGACCGAGCCGCCACCCGGCGCCGGCTCGGATCCCGGCGCACTGCGCACGACCGCCCGCCGCGACGGCGACGGGTGGTTGGTCAACGGTCGCAAGAAGTTCATCACCGGCGCCGACGGCGCCGGCTTCCTCATCGTGATGGCCCGGACCAGCGGCGAGCCGGACTCCACCGGCGGCGCCACCATGTTCCTGGTGCCGGCGGACCGGCCCGGGATCCGGGTGGTCCGACATGTGGCCACAATGGACAGGTCAATGCTGGGCGGTCACTGTGAACTCGACCTTGTCGACGTCAGGGTCGGGCCGGACGACGTACTCGGTGCCGTCGACAGGGGATTCCAGCACGCCCAGGTCCGGCTCGGGCCGGCCCGCCTGACCCACGTGATGCGGTGGCTCGGCGCGGCCCAGCGGGCCCACGAGACCGCGGTGCTCTACGCCAGCGAGCGGTCCATCTTCGGCGGACCGCTCGCCCGGCAGGGGATGGTCGAGCTCATGATCGCGGACAACGAGATCGACCTCGCCGCGACCCGCTCCCTGCTGCTCACCGCGTGCCGGGTCCTGGACGCCGGCGGTGCCGGTCGCGAGGAGACCTCGCTGGCCAAGGTCTTCGGGGCCGAGGCGCTGCACCGCGTCGCCGACCGCGCCGTCCAGATCTGCGGCGGAGCCGGTGTCTCAGCCGATCTGCCGGTCGCCCGGATCGCCCGCGAGATCAGGCCGTTCCGGATCTATGACGGCCCGTCGGAGGTCCACCGCATGTCACTGGCCCGGCGGGCCGTGCGCCGGTACGGCCGGCCGGACAGGCGGCCGCCGGCATCCGCGCCGGGTTGA